A region of the Arthrobacter sp. FW306-07-I genome:
GCCAGCACCTCCAGTTGGGAGACGCTGCCAAGGGACAGATCGACGTCGTTTTCGAGGGCCTCGGTGATGGCCTCACTCGTCTGGGATGCCAGATAGAGCCAGGAAAGGATCGGCGCGGTGATGCCCGCCCTGCGGAGTGTGATGGCTTCAGCGAGCTGTGCCGTGCCCAGCCAGTCTGCGCCGGCCGCGACCGCGGCCTTGGCCACTTCAACCAGGCCGTGGCCGTAGCCGTTCCCCTTGACCACAGCCATGAAAAAGGGTGCCGCGCTGCGTTCTCTCAAGACCCGGACATTGTCTGAAATGGCGGACAGGTCGACGTTGACCTGCCCGGACAGCACCGCCGGCGCGGACTGTTCGGTGTGTGCATTAAGTCTCATGGTGGATCACTATAAGTCATTTTGCACCGGGTTGAGAGTTGCCTCACATGCCAACCTTGGGGAGGGGAAACCGAAAACTACTCTGAAGGGACGTCAACGGTGACTGTGCCTGTAACCACCGAAAAAACCTTTGCGCCGCGCGTCGGACGGCCCGGCCTCCGGGCCCAACTGCTGCGCCGTAAACCGATCGGCCAGATGATCAGCGAAGCCGGAAGCGGCGGGGGCGGCGGCGGGCTGGTGCGCAGCTTCGGCGTCCTCCAGCTCACCATGATCAGCGTAGGTGCCACCCTGGGGACCGGCATCCTGGTGATCCTCGGGGAATCCGTGCCGCTGGCCGGCCCGGCCATCTGGATCTCCTTCGTCATCGCGGGCCTGGCCGCCCTGCTCTCCGCCGTCTCCTACGCTGAAATGGCCGGGCTGGTTCCGGTGGCCGGCTCAAGCTACTCCTACTCCTACGCCACCATGGGCGAGGGCATGGCGTGGATCTGTGGCTGGTGCCTCGTCCTTGAATACGCCGTCTCCGTGGCAGCAGTAGCTGTGGGCGCCGGGCAGTATGTTAGCGAGGCGCTGGCCGCCTTCGGGCAGGTCCTTCCCGATGCCATGTCCCAGCCCCCGGGTGACGGCGGGGTGGTGAACATTCCCGCGGTGGCCATCGTAGTGCTGGCCATGGTCCTGCTGGTGCGCGGTGCACGGGAAAGCGCCTGGATCAACACCGCCATCGTCATCATCAAGGTGGGCATCCTGCTGTTCTTCTGCGCCGTTGCCTTCACCGCGTTCAACGCCGGAAACTTCGAGCCGCTGATGCCCATGGGTGCCGCCGGCGTCTCAGCCGCAGCTTCGCGGGTGTTCTTTTCCTACATTGGCTTTGATGCGGCCTCCACCGCCGGTGAAGAAGCCAGGAACCCCAAACGCGACCTTCCCCGCGCCATCCTGCTGTCCATGGTGATCGTCACCAGCATCTACGTCCTGGTGGCCGTCGCCGCCATCGGTGCCCGGCCCTGGGGCTGGTTCGACGGCACCGAGGCCGCCCTGGTCCAGATCCTGGAGGAGACCACCAACCAGCCCTGGATCGCCCTGCTCTTTTCCGTCGGTGCCGTCCTGGCCATCGCCAGCATCGTGCTCACCGTCCTCTACGGGCAGACCCGCATCCTGTTGTCCATGTCGCGGGACGGGCTGGTGCCCAAGATCTTCGGACGCGTCTCTCCCCGCACCGGCACCCCGGCCGCCGGCACCCTCATCGTGGGCACCGCCGTTGCGCTCACCGCAGGGCTGGTGCCGCTCGGCGCCCTGGCGGACGCCACCAGCATCGGCACCCTGTTCGCATTCGCGCTGGTCAACGTGGCCGTCATCTACCTGCGCCGCCACCGCCCTGACCTGAAGCGCAGCTTCCGGGTGCCGCTCTACCCCATGACCCCCGTGCTGGGCACGCTGATGTGCGCCTACCTCATGGCCAACCTCGGTGCCGAGACCTGGCTGGTCTTCGGTGCCTGGATGCTCGTGGGCATTGCCATCTACTTCGGCTATGGACGCCGGAACTCGAAGGTAGCGGCTCTCAGCGAGCTCGACTACCGTGAACTGACCGCCAAGGCCCCCAGCCAGGAACCTGTGAAAGCAGCACACTCATGACCATCGCCACCGAACTGCCCGCCTTCGACCCCTCCAGCACATCCACGCCGCCGGCGGATGCAGCCGGACGCGGCGCTGCGGGACAGGCAGCGCCCATCACCATGCTGAACCCCGATTTCCCGTTCAGCTACGACCACTACCTGGCCCACCCGGACGGGCTGGGCTCGGTTCCGCGGGAGCTGGACGGCACGGAGGTGGCCGTCATCGGCGCCGGCCTCTCCGGGCTGGTGACCGCCTATGAACTCATGAAACTCGGCCTGCGGCCCGTGGTCTATGAAGCGGACCAGATCGGCGGAAGGCTCCGCACAGCGGCTTTCCCGGCAGCGCCCGGAGTGGTGGCGGACCTGGGCGGCATGCGGTTCCCGGTCTCTGGCAGGGCCTTCTACCACTACGTGGACCTGCTGGGCCTGGAGACCCAGGACTTCCCCAACCCCCTTGCCGAGGCCACCTCCAGCACCGTGATCGAGCTGGCCGGCAAAAAGTACTACGCGGAAAAGTCCGGCGACCTGCCACCTTTCTTCCGCGAGGTGGCCGACGCCTGGAAGGCCGCGGTCAACGACGGCGCCAAGTTCGTGGAGATGCAGGAGGCCATCAAGGCGCGCGACATGGCCCGCATCAAGGAACTGTGGAACGAACTGCTCCCGCTCATGGACGAGCAGACCTTCTACGGCTTCATCGCCGCCAGTGAATCCTTTAAGAAGGCAGGGTTCGCACACCGGGAAGCCTTCGGCCAGGTGGGTTTCGGCACCGGCGGCTGGGACACCGACTTCCCCAACTCCATCCTCGAGATCCTCCGCGTGGTGTACACGGACGCGGACGACCAGCACCGGCTCATCCGCGGGGGAGCGCAACGGCTCCCCGAGGCACTGTGGCAGCACGCGCCGTCGGACCTGGTGCACTGGCCCGCCGGCACCTCCTTGGCCTCGCTGCACTCCGGTTCGCCCCGCGGCGCCGTGGGGAAGATCAGCCGGGACCCGGACGGCAATCTGCGCGTCCGCGAACGGTGGGGCCGCGAGGCCAGCTACCCGGCTGTGGTCACCACCTGCCAGTCATGGCTGCTGTCCACCCGGATCCACACCGAGGAGGCACTGTTCCCGGCCGAACTGTGGACCGCCATGGAGAAATCGCACTACATGCAGTCCTCGAAGACGTTTGTGATGGTGGACCGGCCGTTCTGGAAGGACACCGACCCCGAAACCGGCAATGAGGTCCTGTCCATGACCCTGACCGACCGGCTGAACCGCGCCACGTACCTGCTGGACAACGGTCCGGACCAGCCGGCCGTGATCCTGCTGTCCTACACGTGGAACGACGACGCCCTGAAGTGGCTGGCCCTGGACGCGGACGAACGCGTGGAGCTGATGCTGCACTCCCTCGAGCAGATCTATCCGGGCGTGGACATCGCCGGGCACATCGTGGGCCAGCCGATCACCGTGTCCTGGGAGGCGGACCCCAACTTCATGGGCGCCTTCAAGGCCAACCTGCC
Encoded here:
- a CDS encoding amino acid permease, whose product is MTVPVTTEKTFAPRVGRPGLRAQLLRRKPIGQMISEAGSGGGGGGLVRSFGVLQLTMISVGATLGTGILVILGESVPLAGPAIWISFVIAGLAALLSAVSYAEMAGLVPVAGSSYSYSYATMGEGMAWICGWCLVLEYAVSVAAVAVGAGQYVSEALAAFGQVLPDAMSQPPGDGGVVNIPAVAIVVLAMVLLVRGARESAWINTAIVIIKVGILLFFCAVAFTAFNAGNFEPLMPMGAAGVSAAASRVFFSYIGFDAASTAGEEARNPKRDLPRAILLSMVIVTSIYVLVAVAAIGARPWGWFDGTEAALVQILEETTNQPWIALLFSVGAVLAIASIVLTVLYGQTRILLSMSRDGLVPKIFGRVSPRTGTPAAGTLIVGTAVALTAGLVPLGALADATSIGTLFAFALVNVAVIYLRRHRPDLKRSFRVPLYPMTPVLGTLMCAYLMANLGAETWLVFGAWMLVGIAIYFGYGRRNSKVAALSELDYRELTAKAPSQEPVKAAHS
- a CDS encoding flavin monoamine oxidase family protein, whose translation is MTIATELPAFDPSSTSTPPADAAGRGAAGQAAPITMLNPDFPFSYDHYLAHPDGLGSVPRELDGTEVAVIGAGLSGLVTAYELMKLGLRPVVYEADQIGGRLRTAAFPAAPGVVADLGGMRFPVSGRAFYHYVDLLGLETQDFPNPLAEATSSTVIELAGKKYYAEKSGDLPPFFREVADAWKAAVNDGAKFVEMQEAIKARDMARIKELWNELLPLMDEQTFYGFIAASESFKKAGFAHREAFGQVGFGTGGWDTDFPNSILEILRVVYTDADDQHRLIRGGAQRLPEALWQHAPSDLVHWPAGTSLASLHSGSPRGAVGKISRDPDGNLRVRERWGREASYPAVVTTCQSWLLSTRIHTEEALFPAELWTAMEKSHYMQSSKTFVMVDRPFWKDTDPETGNEVLSMTLTDRLNRATYLLDNGPDQPAVILLSYTWNDDALKWLALDADERVELMLHSLEQIYPGVDIAGHIVGQPITVSWEADPNFMGAFKANLPGHYRYQQRLFTHFKQDKLPESQRGIFLAGDDVSFTAGWAEGAVTTGLNAVWGVVKHLGGSSAQGNPGPGDLLDEFGPISLD